One region of Mycobacterium riyadhense genomic DNA includes:
- a CDS encoding PQQ-binding-like beta-propeller repeat protein, protein MAKPERRTKADIVAAVTIAVVVAVVAVLIWWTSDARATVSRPAAVPAPNPAPAREVPATLQQLWTASSPATRAPVAVGGTVVTANGRQVEGRDPATGASLWSYARDTDLCGVTWIYRYAVAVYHDDRGCGQVSTIDGSTGRRGPARSSYADPRVRLSTDGTTVLSAGNTRLELWRSDMVRMLSYGETDARVKPSNRGLHSGCTLESASASSSAVSVLEVCGNQADLRLVLLRPGKEEDEPQQQFVAEPGIRPGSGARVLVVSQNRTAVYLPTPQPRVDVIDETGTTVSSTLLAKPPSPSAVMSQTGNLVTWWTGDTLMVFDAANLTQRYTIVAGETAAPLGPGVMMAGQLLVPVTGAIGVYDPITGANNRYIPVNRPTNASAVIPTVSGSKVIEQRGDTVVTLG, encoded by the coding sequence ATGGCCAAACCCGAACGCCGCACCAAGGCCGACATCGTGGCGGCCGTGACGATCGCGGTCGTCGTCGCCGTGGTGGCGGTGCTGATCTGGTGGACCAGCGATGCCCGGGCCACCGTCAGCCGACCGGCCGCCGTTCCGGCGCCGAATCCGGCCCCAGCCCGGGAAGTCCCGGCCACGCTGCAGCAGTTGTGGACCGCTTCCAGCCCCGCTACCCGGGCACCCGTGGCGGTGGGCGGGACGGTGGTCACGGCGAATGGCCGCCAGGTGGAAGGGCGCGACCCGGCCACCGGAGCGTCACTGTGGAGCTACGCCCGTGACACCGACCTGTGCGGGGTGACCTGGATCTACCGCTACGCCGTCGCGGTCTATCACGATGATCGGGGATGCGGTCAGGTCAGCACGATCGATGGGTCCACCGGCCGTCGCGGCCCCGCCCGCAGCAGCTACGCCGATCCGCGCGTCCGGCTCTCCACAGATGGCACGACGGTGTTGTCTGCCGGCAATACCCGCCTAGAACTGTGGCGTTCGGACATGGTCCGGATGTTGTCCTACGGCGAGACCGACGCGCGGGTGAAACCCTCAAACCGGGGCCTGCATTCCGGATGCACGCTGGAGTCGGCGAGCGCCAGCTCGTCGGCGGTATCGGTGCTCGAGGTCTGCGGGAACCAGGCTGACCTGCGGCTCGTCCTGCTGCGCCCGGGTAAGGAAGAAGACGAACCCCAGCAGCAGTTTGTGGCCGAACCCGGCATCCGGCCGGGTTCGGGGGCGCGGGTGCTGGTCGTGTCGCAAAACCGGACCGCGGTGTACCTGCCAACCCCACAGCCTCGAGTCGACGTGATCGACGAGACCGGCACCACGGTGTCGAGCACACTGCTGGCCAAGCCGCCGTCGCCATCGGCGGTGATGTCACAAACCGGCAACCTGGTGACCTGGTGGACCGGCGATACATTGATGGTTTTTGACGCGGCCAACCTGACCCAGCGCTACACCATCGTCGCGGGCGAGACGGCTGCCCCCTTGGGACCGGGCGTGATGATGGCCGGTCAGCTGCTCGTGCCAGTGACTGGCGCGATCGGCGTCTATGACCCGATCACCGGGGCGAACAATCGCTACATCCCGGTGAATCGGCCGACGAATGCCTCGGCGGTTATCCCGACCGTTTCGGGTTCAAAGGTGATCGAACAACGCGGCGACACCGTGGTGACCCTGGGCTAG
- a CDS encoding TetR/AcrR family transcriptional regulator: MSDLAKAAQRRAVRSAERGRPADAAVTSSRRGNRLPRDERRGQLLVVASDVFVDHGYHAAGMDEIADRAGVSKPVLYQHFSSKLELYLAVLHRHVDNLVYGVQQALRTTTDNRQRLHAAVQAFFDFIEHDSQGYRLIFENDYVTEPEVAAQVRVATESCIDAVFALIAEDSGLEPHRARMIAVGLVGMSVDAARYWLDADRPISKSDAVEGTVQFAWGGLSHVPLTRS; the protein is encoded by the coding sequence ATGAGCGATCTCGCCAAGGCCGCGCAACGGCGCGCCGTCAGATCGGCCGAACGCGGTCGGCCGGCCGACGCCGCGGTGACCTCGAGCCGGCGCGGAAACCGGCTACCCCGCGATGAGCGCCGTGGCCAATTGTTGGTCGTAGCCAGCGACGTGTTTGTCGACCATGGCTACCACGCGGCCGGCATGGACGAGATCGCCGACCGCGCGGGTGTGAGTAAACCCGTTCTGTATCAACACTTTTCGAGCAAGCTAGAACTGTATCTGGCGGTGCTTCATCGGCACGTGGACAACCTGGTTTACGGTGTGCAGCAGGCGCTACGCACCACCACCGACAACCGACAGCGGTTGCATGCCGCGGTTCAGGCGTTCTTTGACTTCATCGAGCACGACAGCCAGGGCTACCGCCTGATCTTCGAAAACGACTACGTCACCGAACCCGAGGTCGCCGCACAGGTGCGGGTAGCCACCGAATCCTGCATCGACGCGGTATTCGCCCTAATCGCCGAGGATTCCGGGCTAGAGCCGCATCGTGCCCGGATGATCGCCGTGGGCCTGGTCGGCATGAGCGTCGACGCCGCAAGGTACTGGCTGGATGCCGATCGTCCGATTTCTAAATCGGATGCGGTCGAGGGCACCGTCCAGTTCGCCTGGGGTGGGCTCTCCCACGTGCCGCTTACTCGCTCGTAG
- a CDS encoding DUF3152 domain-containing protein yields the protein MTFPRPVSSTGRVPVLHEQWREPLRAQRDPLAPAAGRARADRDRPRRWRKQTWLGRFVSTYGWRAYALPVLVVVTAVVIYQTVTGTSAPKRAVAQAIHDPPAIGVVGTAILDTPPRGLAAFDANLPAGTLPEGGPFTEAGEKTYRLVPGATAQVGQGTAKVFRYTVEIENGLDPTMYGGDSAFAQMVDQTLANPKGWTHNPQFAFVRVDGASAGKPDFRISLVSPMTVREGCGYEFRLETSCYNPSFGADRQSRVFLNEARWVRGAVPFEGDVGSYRQYVINHEVGHGIGYLRHEPCDKQGALAPVMMQQTFSTSNDDGAKFDPEWVKADGKTCRFNPWPYPIA from the coding sequence ATGACGTTCCCGCGGCCTGTGAGCAGCACCGGTCGAGTTCCCGTGCTGCATGAGCAGTGGCGCGAGCCACTGCGTGCACAGCGCGACCCGCTCGCCCCGGCCGCCGGAAGGGCTCGGGCCGACCGCGACCGGCCGCGTCGCTGGCGCAAACAAACCTGGTTAGGACGGTTCGTGTCCACCTACGGCTGGCGTGCCTATGCATTGCCGGTTCTGGTCGTGGTCACCGCGGTGGTGATCTACCAGACGGTGACCGGAACGAGTGCGCCCAAGCGGGCGGTGGCCCAGGCCATCCACGACCCACCGGCTATCGGCGTGGTGGGTACCGCGATCCTCGACACACCGCCTCGGGGCTTGGCGGCGTTCGACGCCAACCTGCCGGCCGGGACATTGCCCGAGGGCGGCCCCTTCACCGAAGCGGGCGAGAAGACCTACCGCCTGGTTCCGGGCGCGACGGCACAGGTCGGTCAGGGCACGGCCAAGGTGTTCAGGTACACCGTCGAGATCGAGAACGGTCTCGACCCCACCATGTACGGCGGTGACAGCGCGTTTGCCCAAATGGTTGACCAGACGCTGGCCAATCCGAAGGGCTGGACCCACAACCCGCAATTCGCGTTTGTTCGCGTCGACGGAGCCAGTGCGGGCAAGCCCGACTTCCGCATTTCGCTGGTGTCACCGATGACGGTGCGTGAGGGATGCGGCTATGAATTCCGGCTGGAGACTTCCTGCTACAACCCTTCGTTCGGGGCGGACCGGCAGTCACGGGTGTTCCTCAATGAGGCGCGCTGGGTGCGTGGCGCGGTTCCGTTCGAAGGCGACGTCGGGTCCTACCGGCAGTACGTAATCAACCATGAAGTCGGGCACGGCATCGGGTACCTGCGCCACGAACCGTGCGACAAGCAGGGCGCCCTGGCGCCGGTGATGATGCAGCAGACGTTCTCCACGTCCAACGACGACGGCGCCAAGTTTGACCCCGAATGGGTCAAGGCGGACGGCAAGACGTGCCGGTTCAATCCGTGGCCGTACCCGATCGCCTAG
- a CDS encoding alpha/beta fold hydrolase: MLTIHGVTEHGQAWELLASHLPEITIAAPDLLGHGRSSWAAPWTIDANVSALASLIDDQADGPVVVVGHSFGGAVALQLAAARPDQVAALVLLDPAVAVDGTRVREVVDAMVAFPDYTDPAEARAEKSFGAWADVDPAVLDTEIDEHLIALANGRYSWRINLAAMVCYWSELARDIVLPPAGTPTTLVRAVCADPQYVSEGLITALRDHLGADFELLEFECGHMVPQAKPKEVAAVVRDRLKGR; this comes from the coding sequence ATGTTGACGATCCACGGAGTGACCGAGCACGGGCAGGCCTGGGAACTGCTAGCCAGCCATTTGCCCGAAATCACCATTGCCGCACCGGATTTGCTGGGCCACGGCAGATCGTCGTGGGCAGCGCCGTGGACTATCGACGCCAACGTTTCGGCACTGGCCTCGCTAATCGACGACCAGGCCGACGGTCCGGTTGTGGTCGTTGGGCACTCGTTCGGCGGCGCTGTCGCGTTGCAGCTGGCCGCAGCTCGTCCGGACCAGGTGGCCGCCCTGGTCCTGCTCGATCCGGCGGTTGCTGTGGACGGCACCCGAGTGCGCGAAGTCGTCGACGCGATGGTGGCCTTCCCCGACTACACAGACCCGGCCGAGGCCCGTGCGGAGAAGTCGTTCGGAGCCTGGGCGGACGTGGATCCCGCCGTGCTCGACACTGAAATCGACGAACACCTCATCGCACTGGCGAACGGACGGTACAGCTGGCGGATAAACCTGGCGGCGATGGTGTGCTACTGGAGCGAACTGGCCCGCGACATCGTGCTGCCACCAGCCGGTACACCGACCACACTGGTGCGGGCGGTGTGCGCCGATCCGCAATATGTCAGCGAAGGGCTGATAACAGCGCTGCGGGACCACCTGGGTGCCGATTTCGAGCTGCTGGAGTTCGAGTGCGGACACATGGTTCCCCAGGCCAAGCCCAAGGAGGTCGCCGCGGTCGTCCGCGATCGGCTGAAAGGGCGCTGA
- a CDS encoding DUF3107 domain-containing protein, whose amino-acid sequence MEVKIGITESPRELVFSSTQTPDEVEELVSSALREGSGVLNLTDERGRRFMVNTAKIAYVEIGVADARRVGFGIGAEAVARAATSE is encoded by the coding sequence GTGGAGGTCAAGATTGGTATCACGGAAAGTCCGCGCGAGCTGGTGTTCTCCAGTACGCAGACGCCTGATGAGGTTGAAGAGCTGGTGAGCAGCGCGCTGCGCGAGGGTTCCGGTGTGTTGAATCTCACCGACGAGCGTGGCCGTCGCTTCATGGTCAACACTGCAAAGATTGCCTACGTCGAGATCGGGGTCGCCGACGCCCGCCGGGTCGGCTTCGGAATCGGTGCTGAGGCCGTCGCGAGAGCGGCTACGAGCGAGTAA
- the moeZ gene encoding adenylyltransferase/sulfurtransferase MoeZ codes for MSTSQTSLPPLVEPAAELSRDEVARYSRHLIIPDLGVDGQKRLKSARVLVIGAGGLGSPALLYLAAAGVGTIGIVDFDVVDESNLQRQIIHGVADVGRSKAQSARDSIVAINPLVDVRLHEVRLEPKNAVNLFKQYDLILDGTDNFATRYLVNDAAVLAGKPYVWGSIYRFEGQVSVFWEDAPADEAGNERGLNYRDLYPEPPPPGMVPSCAEGGVLGIICASIASVMGTEAIKLITGLGETLLGRLMIYDALEMTYRTIRIRKDPATPKITELVDYEQFCGVVSDDAVHAASGSTITPQELREMMDSGKKLALIDVREQVEWDIVHIDGAQLIPKSLISSGEGLAKLPQDRTTVLYCKTGVRSAEALAAVKKAGFSDAVHLQGGIVAWAKQMQPDMVMY; via the coding sequence GTGTCGACATCCCAGACATCACTGCCGCCACTAGTTGAGCCCGCAGCCGAGCTGAGCCGTGACGAGGTGGCCCGGTACAGCCGTCATCTCATCATTCCCGACCTAGGGGTCGACGGGCAGAAGAGACTCAAGAGCGCGCGCGTGCTGGTGATTGGGGCGGGCGGGCTCGGATCACCGGCGTTGCTGTACCTGGCGGCCGCCGGCGTCGGCACCATCGGCATCGTCGACTTCGACGTCGTGGACGAGTCCAATCTGCAGCGTCAGATCATCCATGGCGTGGCTGACGTCGGCCGCTCCAAGGCCCAGTCGGCACGTGACTCGATTGTCGCGATCAACCCCCTGGTCGACGTGCGCTTACACGAGGTCAGGCTCGAGCCCAAGAACGCGGTCAACCTGTTCAAGCAGTACGACCTGATACTGGACGGCACCGACAACTTCGCCACCCGCTATCTGGTCAACGACGCCGCGGTGCTGGCCGGAAAGCCATATGTGTGGGGATCGATCTACCGCTTCGAAGGCCAAGTGTCGGTGTTTTGGGAGGACGCTCCGGCCGATGAGGCCGGCAATGAGCGCGGCCTCAACTACCGCGACCTATATCCGGAGCCGCCGCCGCCCGGGATGGTGCCATCCTGCGCCGAGGGCGGTGTGCTGGGCATCATCTGCGCCTCGATTGCGTCGGTGATGGGCACCGAGGCGATCAAGCTGATCACCGGGTTGGGTGAGACCCTGCTCGGCCGGTTGATGATCTACGACGCGCTGGAGATGACCTACCGCACGATCAGGATCCGCAAGGACCCGGCCACGCCCAAGATCACCGAACTGGTCGATTACGAGCAGTTCTGCGGTGTGGTGTCCGACGATGCCGTCCATGCCGCCAGCGGCTCGACCATCACCCCGCAGGAACTGCGCGAGATGATGGACTCCGGCAAAAAGCTGGCCCTGATCGACGTTCGCGAGCAGGTTGAGTGGGACATCGTGCACATCGACGGCGCTCAGCTCATCCCGAAATCGTTGATCAGTTCGGGTGAGGGTCTGGCCAAGCTGCCCCAGGACCGCACCACGGTGCTGTACTGCAAGACCGGCGTGCGCTCCGCCGAGGCGTTGGCCGCGGTGAAGAAGGCCGGCTTCTCCGACGCGGTCCACTTGCAGGGCGGGATCGTGGCCTGGGCCAAGCAGATGCAGCCCGACATGGTGATGTACTAG
- a CDS encoding serine/threonine-protein kinase PknD, with protein MERTSFGRYQLIEVLGRGGMGEVWRAYDTVTDRVVALKILPTEISHDEVFQQRFRREAHAAARLSSPHLIPIHTFGEINGRLFVDMRLIEGRDLQSVLSRGPLPPVRAVGIVEQVAKALHAAHRDGLLHRDVKPSNILLDDDDFAYLIDFGIARAPGELGLTATGDVMGTAHYMAPERFSTTQIDARSDIYSLTCVLYECLTAQYPFPSDSLDQEIGNHLSTPPPRPSRANPGVPLGFDMVIAKGMAKNPGDRYDTATELARAAHDALATPPLKPQQNVANPPTMPRPLPPAFPLPGRQPSAGRPAEPTRSVPPPWWRRRAVVIAAAALLAVSATVAAMVTVSKLRPEREEFHQVTLPFSGLRDPQGLSVDNGGTVYVGDTEHNRVLALPAGSTTPAELPFVGLHYPTGVTADNTGTVYVNDAGNKRVVVLPAGSKTQITLPFTDLSNPTGLSVDSSRTVYVTDTAKNRVVALFAGSNTQIELPFTGLSDPTGLVVDGNGTVYVADGGNNRVLALPAGSKMQAPLPFTGLNQPGGVTVDNKGAVYVTDTGNNRTLKLPAGSRTQVELPFTGLDYPWGLAVDNLGTVYVGSRNSQIVALRQK; from the coding sequence TTGGAGAGGACTTCGTTCGGACGGTACCAGCTGATCGAGGTACTGGGGCGTGGCGGCATGGGCGAGGTGTGGCGCGCCTATGACACGGTCACCGACCGGGTCGTCGCTCTCAAGATTCTGCCTACCGAGATTTCCCACGACGAGGTGTTCCAGCAGCGGTTCCGTCGTGAAGCCCATGCGGCCGCGCGATTGAGCAGTCCGCATCTGATCCCGATCCACACCTTCGGGGAAATCAACGGACGGCTGTTCGTGGACATGCGGTTGATCGAGGGCCGCGACCTACAGTCGGTGCTCAGCCGTGGGCCGCTGCCGCCGGTCCGCGCGGTGGGCATCGTCGAGCAAGTTGCCAAAGCGCTGCACGCCGCGCACCGGGACGGGCTGTTGCACCGGGATGTCAAGCCGTCCAACATTTTGCTCGACGACGACGACTTCGCGTACCTGATCGATTTCGGGATCGCGCGTGCGCCAGGAGAACTGGGCCTGACGGCGACCGGCGACGTGATGGGAACCGCTCATTACATGGCGCCGGAACGGTTCAGCACCACACAGATCGACGCTCGCTCGGATATCTACTCGTTGACCTGCGTTCTCTATGAGTGCCTGACCGCGCAATACCCATTTCCCAGCGACAGTCTGGACCAAGAGATCGGCAACCACCTCTCGACTCCGCCGCCACGGCCGTCGCGGGCCAATCCTGGGGTGCCATTGGGTTTCGACATGGTCATCGCCAAAGGCATGGCCAAAAATCCCGGCGATCGCTACGACACCGCAACGGAGTTGGCGCGAGCCGCCCACGACGCCCTCGCCACGCCTCCGCTGAAACCACAGCAGAATGTCGCCAACCCACCGACTATGCCGCGACCGCTGCCACCCGCGTTCCCGCTCCCAGGGCGACAACCCTCTGCTGGACGGCCTGCCGAGCCGACTCGGTCGGTGCCGCCGCCATGGTGGCGCCGCAGGGCCGTCGTCATCGCGGCCGCTGCCCTACTCGCCGTGTCTGCGACTGTTGCGGCCATGGTCACGGTGAGCAAGTTGCGTCCAGAACGCGAAGAATTCCATCAGGTGACGCTGCCCTTCAGCGGGCTGCGGGATCCGCAAGGTTTGTCGGTGGACAATGGCGGCACGGTCTACGTCGGTGACACCGAGCACAATCGGGTGTTGGCCTTGCCCGCGGGCTCTACCACCCCAGCCGAACTGCCCTTCGTGGGCCTGCACTATCCGACCGGTGTGACAGCGGACAACACCGGCACGGTGTACGTCAACGACGCCGGCAACAAGCGGGTGGTGGTACTTCCTGCCGGGTCGAAAACCCAAATCACGCTGCCCTTTACCGATCTCAGCAATCCGACCGGCTTGTCGGTTGACAGCAGCCGCACCGTCTACGTCACCGACACAGCGAAGAATCGCGTGGTAGCGCTTTTCGCCGGTTCGAACACGCAGATCGAACTACCGTTCACCGGTCTTAGCGATCCGACCGGCCTAGTGGTGGACGGCAACGGAACGGTTTATGTTGCCGACGGCGGCAACAATCGGGTTCTGGCGTTGCCTGCGGGCTCGAAGATGCAAGCGCCGCTGCCCTTTACGGGCCTCAACCAACCCGGCGGTGTCACGGTCGACAACAAGGGTGCGGTGTATGTCACCGACACCGGCAACAATCGGACGCTCAAGCTCCCAGCAGGCTCCAGGACGCAAGTCGAGCTGCCGTTCACCGGCCTCGACTATCCGTGGGGTTTGGCGGTCGACAACCTGGGAACGGTCTACGTTGGCAGCCGCAATAGCCAAATAGTGGCGCTTCGGCAAAAGTAG
- a CDS encoding DEAD/DEAH box helicase, translating into MTALKSTTEPSFAKLGVRDEIVRALAEKGIQTPFAIQELTLPLALNGEDVIGQARTGMGKTFAFGVPLLQRISSGTGVRPLTGAPRALVVVPTRELCLQVTDDLATAAKYLVADDERQLTVVSIYGGRAYEPQIEALHKGADVVVGTPGRLLDLCQQGHLQLGGLSVLVLDEADEMLDLGFLPDIERILRQIPADRQSMLFSATMPDPIITLARTFMDQPTHIRAEAPHSLAVHDTTEQFVYRAHALDKVELVSRVLQARDRGATMIFTRTKRTAQKVADELNERGFAVGAVHGDLGQIAREKALKAFRGGDIDVLVATDVAARGIDIDDVTHVINYQCPEDEKMYVHRIGRTGRAGRTGVAITLVDWDELERWAMIDKALGLGSPDPAETYSNSPHLYSELDIPAEAGGTVGPARKSQVKRRSDGQADAGDRDGQKAQRTRSSSRRRRTRGGKPITGHPGTNTPASGDAAPETGPCTGSDSSSAASGTARRRRRRRKPADATTPAN; encoded by the coding sequence ATGACCGCGCTCAAAAGCACAACTGAACCGTCGTTTGCCAAACTTGGAGTCCGCGACGAAATTGTCCGCGCACTAGCCGAAAAGGGCATCCAGACACCCTTTGCTATTCAAGAACTCACCCTGCCGCTCGCGCTCAACGGCGAAGACGTCATTGGCCAGGCCCGCACCGGAATGGGCAAGACCTTCGCGTTCGGCGTTCCGCTGCTGCAGCGCATCTCCTCCGGTACCGGAGTACGGCCACTCACCGGAGCTCCGCGGGCGCTGGTGGTGGTGCCCACCCGCGAGCTGTGTCTGCAGGTGACCGATGACCTCGCCACCGCCGCAAAATACCTCGTCGCCGACGACGAGCGACAGCTCACCGTGGTATCCATCTACGGGGGGCGGGCCTACGAGCCGCAAATCGAGGCACTGCACAAGGGCGCCGATGTGGTGGTGGGCACTCCCGGCCGCCTGCTCGACCTGTGCCAGCAGGGCCACCTGCAGCTCGGCGGCTTGTCGGTGCTGGTCCTCGACGAGGCCGACGAGATGCTGGACCTGGGCTTCCTGCCCGACATCGAGCGCATCTTGCGTCAGATCCCCGCCGACCGGCAGTCGATGTTGTTCTCGGCGACCATGCCGGATCCGATCATCACGCTGGCGCGCACCTTCATGGACCAGCCCACCCACATCCGGGCGGAGGCACCGCACTCTCTGGCCGTGCACGACACCACCGAGCAGTTCGTTTACCGCGCCCACGCGTTGGACAAGGTCGAGCTGGTCAGCCGGGTGCTGCAGGCACGTGACCGGGGCGCGACGATGATCTTCACCCGCACCAAGCGCACCGCGCAGAAGGTGGCCGATGAGTTGAACGAGCGCGGCTTCGCGGTGGGCGCGGTACACGGTGACCTCGGACAGATAGCGCGCGAGAAGGCGCTCAAAGCGTTCCGGGGCGGGGACATCGACGTGCTGGTGGCCACCGACGTGGCTGCGCGTGGCATCGACATCGACGACGTGACTCACGTCATCAACTACCAGTGCCCCGAGGACGAGAAGATGTACGTCCACCGCATCGGGCGCACCGGCCGCGCCGGCCGCACTGGAGTCGCCATCACCCTGGTGGACTGGGACGAGCTGGAGCGATGGGCGATGATCGATAAGGCGCTGGGTCTGGGCTCCCCCGATCCGGCGGAGACGTACTCCAACTCGCCGCACCTGTACTCCGAGTTAGACATCCCGGCCGAGGCCGGAGGCACTGTCGGCCCGGCGCGCAAATCGCAGGTCAAACGCCGCTCAGACGGCCAAGCCGACGCGGGAGACAGAGACGGCCAAAAGGCTCAACGCACGCGCAGCAGCTCACGCCGACGGCGCACCCGTGGCGGCAAGCCGATCACCGGGCACCCCGGCACCAACACCCCCGCCAGTGGTGATGCCGCTCCAGAAACGGGTCCTTGCACTGGGTCCGACTCTTCGTCAGCCGCCTCCGGGACCGCCCGGCGCCGCCGTCGCCGCCGCAAGCCCGCGGACGCCACCACGCCGGCCAACTAA
- a CDS encoding ferritin-like fold-containing protein, with product MPSPSSADQVANSPRPRLPADHPGVNELFALLAYGEVAAFYRLTDEARMAPNLQGRISMASIAAAEMGHYELLRDALERRGVDVVPAMSKYVSALENYHRLTTPSTWLEALVKTYVGDALAADLYLEIADGLPDEVAHVVRAALSETGHSQFVVAEVRAAVTASGKQRSRLALWSRRLLGEAITQAQFLLADHDELVDLVVAGTGGLSQLGAFFDRLQHTHDQRMRELGLS from the coding sequence ATGCCCTCGCCCTCATCCGCCGACCAGGTGGCCAATTCGCCGAGGCCACGGCTACCGGCGGATCATCCCGGCGTCAACGAGTTGTTCGCTTTGCTGGCCTACGGCGAGGTGGCGGCGTTCTACCGGCTTACCGATGAGGCGCGGATGGCGCCGAATCTGCAGGGGCGGATCTCGATGGCGAGCATTGCCGCCGCCGAGATGGGGCACTATGAGCTGCTGCGCGATGCGCTGGAACGTCGTGGTGTCGATGTGGTACCGGCAATGTCGAAGTACGTGTCGGCGCTGGAAAATTACCACCGGCTTACGACGCCGAGCACGTGGTTGGAAGCCCTGGTGAAGACCTACGTCGGTGACGCCCTGGCCGCCGATTTGTATCTGGAGATCGCCGACGGGCTGCCGGACGAGGTTGCCCACGTCGTGCGAGCGGCGTTGTCGGAGACTGGGCACTCCCAATTTGTCGTTGCCGAGGTACGTGCCGCGGTGACCGCCAGCGGCAAACAGCGCAGCCGGCTGGCGCTGTGGTCTCGCCGGCTACTCGGCGAAGCGATCACCCAGGCCCAGTTCCTGCTGGCCGATCACGATGAGCTGGTCGATCTGGTGGTAGCTGGTACCGGCGGCCTTAGCCAGCTCGGGGCATTCTTCGACCGCCTCCAACACACCCACGATCAACGGATGCGGGAACTCGGCCTTAGCTAA
- a CDS encoding TIGR02569 family protein, giving the protein MTVEPPPEHVLAAFGLTGVPPNPLGPGWDGGWRCGEVVLSMVADHARAAWSARVRETLFVDGVRLARPVRSTDGRYVVSGWRADTFVAGTPEARHDEVVSAAVRLHEATGKLERPRFLTQGPTTPWADIDVFIAADRAAWEERPLQSIPPGARTVPVTADGERSIDLINQLATLRKPTRSPNQLVHGDLYGTVLFIGTAAPGITDITPYWRPASWAAGVVVVDALSWGEADDGLIERWSALPEWPQMLLRALMFRLAVHALHPRSTAEAFPGLAHTAALVRLVL; this is encoded by the coding sequence GTGACTGTCGAGCCGCCGCCAGAGCATGTGTTGGCGGCGTTCGGTTTGACCGGTGTGCCGCCCAATCCGTTGGGTCCCGGTTGGGACGGCGGCTGGCGCTGCGGCGAGGTCGTGTTATCGATGGTGGCCGACCATGCTCGCGCGGCCTGGTCGGCCCGCGTGCGCGAGACGTTGTTCGTCGACGGCGTACGCCTGGCCCGACCGGTCCGCTCGACGGACGGCCGGTACGTGGTTTCCGGGTGGCGGGCAGACACATTCGTCGCCGGTACGCCCGAGGCCCGCCACGACGAAGTCGTGTCAGCTGCTGTGCGACTGCACGAAGCCACCGGCAAATTGGAGCGTCCTCGATTTCTGACGCAGGGACCCACCACACCGTGGGCGGACATCGATGTGTTCATCGCCGCCGACCGCGCCGCGTGGGAGGAGCGGCCGCTGCAGTCGATTCCGCCGGGAGCGCGAACGGTACCGGTGACGGCGGATGGCGAGCGATCGATTGATTTGATCAATCAGCTGGCCACCCTACGCAAGCCGACCCGGAGTCCCAACCAGCTGGTGCACGGAGATCTTTACGGGACCGTGCTTTTCATCGGCACTGCGGCACCTGGGATCACGGACATCACGCCATACTGGCGGCCCGCGTCGTGGGCGGCCGGCGTTGTCGTGGTCGACGCCCTGTCCTGGGGCGAGGCCGACGACGGACTCATCGAGCGGTGGAGCGCGTTACCGGAATGGCCGCAGATGTTGTTGCGCGCGTTAATGTTTCGTTTGGCAGTGCACGCTTTGCACCCGCGGTCCACGGCCGAGGCGTTCCCGGGTCTGGCTCACACTGCGGCGCTAGTTCGCCTGGTACTTTAG
- a CDS encoding MGMT family protein, with protein MARVTDEQVELVRSLVASIPPGRVATYGDIAAVAGLSSPRIVGWIMRVDSSDLPWHRVITASGRPARHLTTRQLELLRAEGVLAVDGKVALREVRYEFGSES; from the coding sequence GTGGCGCGGGTTACCGACGAGCAGGTGGAGCTGGTGCGCTCGCTGGTCGCGTCCATCCCTCCCGGCAGGGTCGCCACCTACGGCGACATCGCCGCTGTCGCAGGGCTTTCCAGTCCGCGCATCGTGGGCTGGATCATGCGGGTCGACTCCTCCGACCTGCCCTGGCACCGGGTGATCACGGCCTCGGGGCGCCCGGCCCGGCATCTGACGACCCGGCAGTTGGAGCTGCTGCGCGCAGAAGGTGTTCTGGCCGTAGACGGCAAGGTTGCGTTGCGCGAGGTCCGCTACGAGTTCGGCAGCGAGAGCTAA